CCTTATATACTTTATCTATCTTTCCATCTTTTAGGAAAGCAACTTCATCAAATATTCTTTCTATATCTTTTATTAAATGAGTAGTAATAAGCATTGTAGAATTTTCTAATACATTTTCTATTATAATATTTAATATTTGATCTCTTGTAATAACATCTACACCTGCTATAGGCTCATCTAGTATAAATATTTTAGCATTTCTTGATAAAGTTAATATTAAGAAAACTTTTTCTTTCATACCCTTAGATAAAGAAGCTATTTCTGATTTGATATTTATTTTCATCTCATCTAAAAGTCTTACTGCCTTATTCATATCAAAATCAAAAAAGTCATTATATAAATTTAATGCTTGATATACTTTAAGTGAATTATCTATGAAGTTTTTATCTGATAGATAACTAACCATGTTTTTAGTTTTAGTTGATGGTTTTAATCCATTTATTAATACTTCACCACTACTTTCTTTTGCTAGTCCTGCAATTATTTTTAATAAAGTAGTTTTTCCACTACCGTTAGGACCTAATATTCCAACTATAGTATTTTCTTTTAATGTTAAATTTAAATTATTTAGAACTACACTATTTAAATATTTTTTATTCAAATTTTTTATGTCTAATACATTTTTCATTTTACTTACCCCTTTCTTTAATTTGAGCTATAATATCCTCGTTAGAAAAACCTAAAGAATACATCTTAGATAAAAATTCATCTAATACACTTTCTGAATGTATTGTAGTTAATTTTTTTAAAATGTCCAAGTCTTCAGTAACAAAAGTTCCAACCCCTCTTTTAGTTACGGCTATTTTTTGAAGTTCAAGTTCTCTAAATGCATTTACTACTGTATTAGGATTTAGATTATATTTAATCGAAGCTTCTCTAATAGACATAAATTTATCTCCTGGTTTTAAGTTACCACTTAGAATATCTGATAAAAATATTTCAAACAGCTGTCTATATATAGGATATTTATTATTAAATTCCATAATTACACCTCCATACTATTATAGTTAAATAATACACGAATTATGAAAAAATGTCAATATTAAAATAAGCTCTATTTTAATATTTCTAATATGTATGCTTCCACCCCATCTTCTAATGGTAGCAATCCTGTTTTAATTTTTAAATCTGTTTCAAAGGAAAGAGATATTAATTCTTTTGTTCTATCCTTGCTAAAGTTTTTTAGAAATTGTATTTTCTTGAATACATAATATGGATTAAGATTTTTAAAAAATTTATGATTTTCATATTGAGATTTAAAATTATTGTAATTAATATTTTTAATATCTAATATATGTAGTTTATACATAATTTCAAAATCATTACTTAAGGAAGAAAGTAAAGCCATATTTTCTTTTATAGGAAATTCTATCATTTTTTTATTAAGTATATCTTCTGTTAGATTGAAAATAAAAAAATTGGTATTCTTAGATAAAATGGGTTTAATATTATCAAATGAAAATTCTTCGCCATTTAAATACGAACATATTTTATCTATTTCATTTTTTAATGAATAAAAATCTTGCCCTATAATCTCTAATATATTATTGCTATCCTTACTATTACACTTTAATCTTTCTTGTATGTATTTTATTAAAACATTCTTATTTTCTCTATCATCTAAAATTTCGTGTACTTCAAAATTATTTAAAAGTTCTTTTATCTTCTTATTTTCCTTGTTTGCCTCATAGTCTATAATTACATCTTTATCATTAAAAGTATTTAAGTTAACATTTTTTATCACATTATTTATATCTTTCACTTTATTTGCATTTTTAAGTATTAAAATAGTCGGTTCACTAAAAAGTGATCCTGCATTTAATTCACTTAAAAATTCAGATACTGTATTTTCATCAAAATACATCTTATTTTTATCGCTATTATTTAATATATTATCTATATAAATTTTTCTTGCACTTTTTCCTGAAATAAAATAGTTCATTTTTACCTCCTAGCAGCCTAATTATATCATAAAATATTATTTAAAGTAAAATTATATGATTTAGGATAAATAAGTTTAAAACTTTTGTATTTATGTTCTTTTAAACGCTTTAAAAATGATTGAAAAATCTACTTAAATGTGCTATTATCTAAAGTAGACGAATTTAATATGTTGGTAAGAAAGTAGGTAGAAAATGGTTACTAAAGAAGAAGTAGTTAAATTAGCAAAACTATCTAAATTATCATTTGAAAAAAATGAATTAGAAGCTTTTCAAAAAGACTTAAATGATATATTTAAATATATGGAAAGTTTAAATGAACTTAATTTAGAAAATGTAGAACCTTTATATAATATATTAGAAAATGAAGGAAAGATATATAAGCACGAACCAAAAATAGAAATGGATAAAAAGATGTTTTTAGAAAATGCTCCTAAAAATGATGAAAACTTTATTTCTATACCAGTAATGTTAGGTGATGGAAATGAATAAAATATATACTTTAACAGCAACTGAGATAGCTAACTTAATAAAAGATAAAAAAATAAGCTCAGAAGATGCAACAAGATCAATTTTAAATAGAATAGATGAAATGGAAGATAAAATAGGAGCATTTGCTTCAGTTAATAAAGAAAATGCGATGGAAGCAGCAAAAAAGGCAGATGAAACAGAAATAACTAGTCTGTTACATGGAGTTCCTATAGCTCTTAAAGATAATATAGTTTCTTTAGGAGAGCTAACTACATCAGCATCTAAAATATTATCAGGATATTATGGAACATATGATGCAACTGTAGTAAAAAGATTAAAAGAGGCTGATGTAGTTTTAGTTGGTAAAGCTAATATGGATGAATTTGCTATGGGTTCATCAAATGAAAATTCAAGCATTAAAGTAGTATCAAATCCTTGGGATTTAGAAAGAGTTCCAGGAGGATCAAGTGGTGGTTCAGCAGCAGCAGTTGCCTCTTTAGAAGTTCCTATAGCGTTAGGTACAGATACAGGAGGTTCAGTTAGACAACCAGCAGCTCTAACAGGGACCGTTGGATTAAAGCCTACTTATGGTAGGGTTTCAAGATATGGACTTATGGCATTTGGTTCAAGTCTTGATCAAGTAGGAATAATTGCAAGAACATCTGAAGATGTTGCGAAAACTTTAGAGATAATAGCAGGTGAAGATATTTATGATCCTACTACATCTGATGTAGAAGTTCCTAAATACTCTGAATTACTAGATAAAGATATTAATGGTTTAAAAATAGGTATAGATAAGAAATTTTTTGAAGGACTATCTAATGAAATTAAAGAAAGTATAGAAAATGCATTAGATACTTTAGTTAAAATGGGTGCAGTTATAGTTGATATTAGCCTTGATTATGCTAAATATTCTATCCCAACTTATTATATAATCTCATCTGCTGAGGCTTCATCTAATCTTTCAAGATATGATGGGATTCGTTATGGTCATAGA
The genomic region above belongs to Streptobacillus moniliformis DSM 12112 and contains:
- a CDS encoding GntR family transcriptional regulator → MEFNNKYPIYRQLFEIFLSDILSGNLKPGDKFMSIREASIKYNLNPNTVVNAFRELELQKIAVTKRGVGTFVTEDLDILKKLTTIHSESVLDEFLSKMYSLGFSNEDIIAQIKERGK
- the gatC gene encoding Asp-tRNA(Asn)/Glu-tRNA(Gln) amidotransferase subunit GatC, whose amino-acid sequence is MVTKEEVVKLAKLSKLSFEKNELEAFQKDLNDIFKYMESLNELNLENVEPLYNILENEGKIYKHEPKIEMDKKMFLENAPKNDENFISIPVMLGDGNE
- the holA gene encoding DNA polymerase III subunit delta: MNYFISGKSARKIYIDNILNNSDKNKMYFDENTVSEFLSELNAGSLFSEPTILILKNANKVKDINNVIKNVNLNTFNDKDVIIDYEANKENKKIKELLNNFEVHEILDDRENKNVLIKYIQERLKCNSKDSNNILEIIGQDFYSLKNEIDKICSYLNGEEFSFDNIKPILSKNTNFFIFNLTEDILNKKMIEFPIKENMALLSSLSNDFEIMYKLHILDIKNINYNNFKSQYENHKFFKNLNPYYVFKKIQFLKNFSKDRTKELISLSFETDLKIKTGLLPLEDGVEAYILEILK
- a CDS encoding ABC transporter ATP-binding protein yields the protein MKNVLDIKNLNKKYLNSVVLNNLNLTLKENTIVGILGPNGSGKTTLLKIIAGLAKESSGEVLINGLKPSTKTKNMVSYLSDKNFIDNSLKVYQALNLYNDFFDFDMNKAVRLLDEMKINIKSEIASLSKGMKEKVFLILTLSRNAKIFILDEPIAGVDVITRDQILNIIIENVLENSTMLITTHLIKDIERIFDEVAFLKDGKIDKVYKVDELRENSGLTIEELYKEIFKEGDNNA
- the gatA gene encoding Asp-tRNA(Asn)/Glu-tRNA(Gln) amidotransferase subunit GatA, coding for MEMNKIYTLTATEIANLIKDKKISSEDATRSILNRIDEMEDKIGAFASVNKENAMEAAKKADETEITSLLHGVPIALKDNIVSLGELTTSASKILSGYYGTYDATVVKRLKEADVVLVGKANMDEFAMGSSNENSSIKVVSNPWDLERVPGGSSGGSAAAVASLEVPIALGTDTGGSVRQPAALTGTVGLKPTYGRVSRYGLMAFGSSLDQVGIIARTSEDVAKTLEIIAGEDIYDPTTSDVEVPKYSELLDKDINGLKIGIDKKFFEGLSNEIKESIENALDTLVKMGAVIVDISLDYAKYSIPTYYIISSAEASSNLSRYDGIRYGHRAEADNVEDVYIKSRTEGFGKEVKRRIMIGSYVLSSGFYDAYYKKASQVRRLIKNDYQKAFENVDVIITPTTPNVAFKKGEKSNNPIEMYLSDIYTVSVSLAGLPAISVPVGFVNKLPVGMQIISNYFREDLLLNVTHKYEMERGRIDYERV